A region of Diospyros lotus cultivar Yz01 chromosome 3, ASM1463336v1, whole genome shotgun sequence DNA encodes the following proteins:
- the LOC127796196 gene encoding uncharacterized protein LOC127796196 isoform X2 — protein MELDINHWKNIWDTWDIRGFIFLSLSLQAFLTLFALLRKSTARGFILLLLWLAYLLADAVAILVVGLIFKSQQRKEDNPPYLLALWSPFLLVHLGGPDTITAFAHEDNQLWLRHLLQFLVQSGTTAYVFILTLSTNKFWLPTLLMFLAGLIKYSERTRSLYLASTGRFKKSLDSHAGPYFAVLEDRCLLRNGEPLPTRVDREDLFDFQIGNEGGKKDLSDIEVIKAAYVFSQAFKGLIADLVFGFAQRLFSQDFFLDLTSKDAFKIVEVELNFLYEILYTKVVVIQGLAGYCLRFISFCSVVVAFSLFASEEKKELHPIDIRITYALFIGGISLDITAFFILILSDSTTIALTKSKHPSSVTRILAKLLFVKRQRWVVEDTSKPYPFYLKLVLPLLQRRWSECISQFNLFHYCLHARSERMEKVIDSLGLTDILDGLKYVNTKRFDTRLRDFIFGELRMKSVKAENLGITRRIASARGEWVLNNIGCKDLLPYVSVLNYDDTLILWHIATELLYGADKGKDGNKDLREFSKLLSDYMFFLLIRQPALMPAAASMSQKRFTDTCAEAKKFFQKKSENEQKQSPFNQSAPGFGSCREIFRCFMKWGGNEKKGLDFEHTEVIESILAFRRGDKPIENKSLLYEGAGLAKELNKLEEEQGKDKWEIMSKVWVELMSYAACHCGANNHAAQLCQGGQLITVVWLLMAHLGLGVQFELSEEEYVPARLLI, from the exons ATGGAGCTGGACATTAACCACTGGAAGAATATCTGGGACACATGGGATATCAGGGGATTTATCTtcctgtctctctctcttcaagctTTTCTAACCTTATTCGCGCTCTTGAGGAAGAGTACTGCAAGAGGATTCATCCTCCTCCTTCTCTGGCTCGCCTACTTGCTGGCCGACGCTGTAGCCATCCTCGTCGTTGGACTCATCTTCAAGAGCCAACAACGCAAGGAGGACAATCCCCCCTATCTTCTCGCGTTATGGTCGCCTTTCCTCTTAGTCCACCTCGGCGGCCCAGACACAATTACTGCCTTCGCACATGAAGACAACCAGCTCTGGCTTCGCCACCTTCTTCAGTTTCTAGTCCAGTCGGGCACTACAGCTTACGTATTCATCCTCACCCTCTCGACAAACAAGTTTTGGCTTCCCACCCTCCTGATGTTTCTGGCGGGGCTCATCAAATACTCGGAGCGAACGCGCTCTCTGTACCTCGCCAGCACtgggagattcaagaagagTTTAGACTCCCATGCTGGCCCCTATTTTGCCGTGCTCGAGGACAGGTGCTTATTAAGGAATGGTGAACCTCTACCCACCAGAGTAGACAGAGAGGATTTATTTGATTTCCAAATCGGTAATGAAGGGGGCAAAAAGGATTTATCTGATATTGAAGTGATCAAGGCTGCTTATGTGTTCTCCCAGGCCTTCAAAGGCCTTATTGCCGATCTCGTTTTTGGTTTTGCCCAACGTCTCTTCAGCCAAGACTTCTTCCTGGATTTGACATCCAAGGATGCCTTCAAAATAGTGGAGGTGGAGCTCAATTTCCTCTATGAAATTCTCTACACCAAGGTTGTGGTGATCCAAGGCCTGGCCGGATATTGTCTTCGATTTATCTCCTTCTGTTCAGTTGTGGTGGCATTTTCATTGTTCGCTTCCGAGGAAAAGAAGGAGCTTCATCCAATTGATATTAGAATCACCTATGCTTTGTTTATCGGTGGAATTTCTCTTGACATTACAGCTTTCTTTATATTGATTTTGTCTGATTCAACTACCATTGCACTCACCAAATCAAAGCATCCATCTAGCGTCACTAGAATTCTGGCCAAACTGCTTTTTGTCAAGAGGCAAAGGTGGGTTGTTGAAGACACGTCAAAGCCTTATCCCTTTTATTTGAAGTTGGTTCTGCCTCTCCTCCAGCGGAGATGGTCTGAATGCATCTCTCAATTCAACCTGTTCCATTACTGTCTGCACGCCCGTTCTGAAAGGATGGAAAAGGTCATCGATTCTTTGGGCCTCACTGATATTCTAGACGGCTTGAAGTACGTGAACACGAAGAGATTTGACACAAGACTGAGAGACTTCATCTTCGGAGAGTTGAGAATGAAGTCTGTCAAGGCCGAAAATTTAGGCATCACCAGGCGGATAGCTTCGGCCAGGGGCGAATGGGTTCTTAACAACATAGGTTGTAAGGACTTGCTTCCATATGTTAGTGTGCTTAATTATGATGATACTCTAATATTGTGGCACATTGCTACCGAGCTATTATATGGTGCTGATAAAGGCAAGGATGGCAACAAGGATCTTCGTGAATTCTCGAAGCTCCTGTCAGATTACATGTTTTTTCTCCTGATTAGGCAGCCAGCTTTGATGCCTGCAGCAGCAAGTATGTCACAAAAAAGATTCACGGATACTTGTGCGGAGGCCAAGAAATTCTTTCAAAAGAAATCAGAGAACGAACAGAAACAAAGCCCTTTTAATCAAAGTGCAC CTGGTTTTGGTTCTTGTCGAGAGATCTTTCGTTGCTTCATGAAATGGGGTGGCAACGAGAAAAAAGGATTGGATTTTGAACACACAGAAGTCATCGAGTCCATCCTCGCTTTTAGGAGAGGAGATAAACCAATTGAAAACAAATCACTATTGTATGAGGGAGCAGGTCTGGCCAAGGAGCTAAATAAGTTGGAAGAGGAACAGGGAAAAGACAAATGGGAGATAATGAGTAAAGTGTGGGTTGAGTTGATGTCTTATGCAGCTTGTCATTGCGGAGCCAACAATCATGCTGCACAACTTTGTCAAGGTGGGCAACTCATCACTGTGGTGTGGCTGTTGATGGCTCATTTAGGCTTGGGGGTGCAGTTTGAGCTTAGTGAAGAGGAGTATGTGCCGGCAAGGCTTCTGATCTGA
- the LOC127796196 gene encoding uncharacterized protein LOC127796196 isoform X1 — MELDINHWKNIWDTWDIRGFIFLSLSLQAFLTLFALLRKSTARGFILLLLWLAYLLADAVAILVVGLIFKSQQRKEDNPPYLLALWSPFLLVHLGGPDTITAFAHEDNQLWLRHLLQFLVQSGTTAYVFILTLSTNKFWLPTLLMFLAGLIKYSERTRSLYLASTGRFKKSLDSHAGPYFAVLEDRCLLRNGEPLPTRVDREDLFDFQIGNEGGKKDLSDIEVIKAAYVFSQAFKGLIADLVFGFAQRLFSQDFFLDLTSKDAFKIVEVELNFLYEILYTKVVVIQGLAGYCLRFISFCSVVVAFSLFASEEKKELHPIDIRITYALFIGGISLDITAFFILILSDSTTIALTKSKHPSSVTRILAKLLFVKRQRWVVEDTSKPYPFYLKLVLPLLQRRWSECISQFNLFHYCLHARSERMEKVIDSLGLTDILDGLKYVNTKRFDTRLRDFIFGELRMKSVKAENLGITRRIASARGEWVLNNIGCKDLLPYVSVLNYDDTLILWHIATELLYGADKGKDGNKDLREFSKLLSDYMFFLLIRQPALMPAAASMSQKRFTDTCAEAKKFFQKKSENEQKQSPFNQSAPSVGCCREIQKRFRDTCAEARKFFQKKSENKQKQSPFNQSVPGFGSCREMQKRFRDTCAKAKKFFQKKSENEQKQSPFNQTVPGFGSCREIFRCFMKWGGNEKKGLDFEHTEVIESILAFRRGDKPIENKSLLYEGAGLAKELNKLEEEQGKDKWEIMSKVWVELMSYAACHCGANNHAAQLCQGGQLITVVWLLMAHLGLGVQFELSEEEYVPARLLI, encoded by the coding sequence ATGGAGCTGGACATTAACCACTGGAAGAATATCTGGGACACATGGGATATCAGGGGATTTATCTtcctgtctctctctcttcaagctTTTCTAACCTTATTCGCGCTCTTGAGGAAGAGTACTGCAAGAGGATTCATCCTCCTCCTTCTCTGGCTCGCCTACTTGCTGGCCGACGCTGTAGCCATCCTCGTCGTTGGACTCATCTTCAAGAGCCAACAACGCAAGGAGGACAATCCCCCCTATCTTCTCGCGTTATGGTCGCCTTTCCTCTTAGTCCACCTCGGCGGCCCAGACACAATTACTGCCTTCGCACATGAAGACAACCAGCTCTGGCTTCGCCACCTTCTTCAGTTTCTAGTCCAGTCGGGCACTACAGCTTACGTATTCATCCTCACCCTCTCGACAAACAAGTTTTGGCTTCCCACCCTCCTGATGTTTCTGGCGGGGCTCATCAAATACTCGGAGCGAACGCGCTCTCTGTACCTCGCCAGCACtgggagattcaagaagagTTTAGACTCCCATGCTGGCCCCTATTTTGCCGTGCTCGAGGACAGGTGCTTATTAAGGAATGGTGAACCTCTACCCACCAGAGTAGACAGAGAGGATTTATTTGATTTCCAAATCGGTAATGAAGGGGGCAAAAAGGATTTATCTGATATTGAAGTGATCAAGGCTGCTTATGTGTTCTCCCAGGCCTTCAAAGGCCTTATTGCCGATCTCGTTTTTGGTTTTGCCCAACGTCTCTTCAGCCAAGACTTCTTCCTGGATTTGACATCCAAGGATGCCTTCAAAATAGTGGAGGTGGAGCTCAATTTCCTCTATGAAATTCTCTACACCAAGGTTGTGGTGATCCAAGGCCTGGCCGGATATTGTCTTCGATTTATCTCCTTCTGTTCAGTTGTGGTGGCATTTTCATTGTTCGCTTCCGAGGAAAAGAAGGAGCTTCATCCAATTGATATTAGAATCACCTATGCTTTGTTTATCGGTGGAATTTCTCTTGACATTACAGCTTTCTTTATATTGATTTTGTCTGATTCAACTACCATTGCACTCACCAAATCAAAGCATCCATCTAGCGTCACTAGAATTCTGGCCAAACTGCTTTTTGTCAAGAGGCAAAGGTGGGTTGTTGAAGACACGTCAAAGCCTTATCCCTTTTATTTGAAGTTGGTTCTGCCTCTCCTCCAGCGGAGATGGTCTGAATGCATCTCTCAATTCAACCTGTTCCATTACTGTCTGCACGCCCGTTCTGAAAGGATGGAAAAGGTCATCGATTCTTTGGGCCTCACTGATATTCTAGACGGCTTGAAGTACGTGAACACGAAGAGATTTGACACAAGACTGAGAGACTTCATCTTCGGAGAGTTGAGAATGAAGTCTGTCAAGGCCGAAAATTTAGGCATCACCAGGCGGATAGCTTCGGCCAGGGGCGAATGGGTTCTTAACAACATAGGTTGTAAGGACTTGCTTCCATATGTTAGTGTGCTTAATTATGATGATACTCTAATATTGTGGCACATTGCTACCGAGCTATTATATGGTGCTGATAAAGGCAAGGATGGCAACAAGGATCTTCGTGAATTCTCGAAGCTCCTGTCAGATTACATGTTTTTTCTCCTGATTAGGCAGCCAGCTTTGATGCCTGCAGCAGCAAGTATGTCACAAAAAAGATTCACGGATACTTGTGCGGAGGCCAAGAAATTCTTTCAAAAGAAATCAGAGAACGAACAGAAACAAAGCCCTTTTAATCAAAGTGCACCTAGTGTCGGTTGTTGTCGTGAGATACAAAAAAGATTCAGGGATACCTGTGCGGAGGCCAGGAAATTCTTTCAAAAGAAATCAGAGAACAAACAGAAACAAAGCCCATTTAATCAAAGTGTACCTGGTTTTGGTTCTTGTCGAGAGATGCAAAAAAGATTTAGGGATACCTGTGCGAAGGCCAAGAAATTCTTTCAAAAGAAATCAGAGAACGAACAGAAACAAAGCCCATTTAATCAAACTGTACCTGGTTTTGGTTCTTGTCGAGAGATCTTTCGTTGCTTCATGAAATGGGGTGGCAACGAGAAAAAAGGATTGGATTTTGAACACACAGAAGTCATCGAGTCCATCCTCGCTTTTAGGAGAGGAGATAAACCAATTGAAAACAAATCACTATTGTATGAGGGAGCAGGTCTGGCCAAGGAGCTAAATAAGTTGGAAGAGGAACAGGGAAAAGACAAATGGGAGATAATGAGTAAAGTGTGGGTTGAGTTGATGTCTTATGCAGCTTGTCATTGCGGAGCCAACAATCATGCTGCACAACTTTGTCAAGGTGGGCAACTCATCACTGTGGTGTGGCTGTTGATGGCTCATTTAGGCTTGGGGGTGCAGTTTGAGCTTAGTGAAGAGGAGTATGTGCCGGCAAGGCTTCTGATCTGA